In the Pristiophorus japonicus isolate sPriJap1 chromosome 5, sPriJap1.hap1, whole genome shotgun sequence genome, one interval contains:
- the fzd8a gene encoding frizzled-8a, which produces MECYLLQLYLLSALALLEGSSGAAAAKELSCQEITVPLCKGIGYNYTYMPNQFNHDSQDEAGLEVHQFWPLVEIQCSADLRFFLCSMYTPICLDDYKKPLPPCRSVCERAKAGCAPLMRQYGFAWPDRMRCERLPRQGQPGTLCMDYNRTEPTSAAPHFPPRRPQPPSTAGPARKDKPGAGGAGAVLPPLPPAACQPSCQCRAPMVSLQHHERHPLYNRVRTGQAANCAVPCHNPYFSADERAFAAFWIGLWSVLCFVSTLGTVSTFLIDMERFKYPERPIIFLSACYLFVSAGYLVRLVAGHESVACSGGGGNSAGRLTPEHIHYETTGPALCTVVFLLVYFFGMASSIWWVILSLTWFLAAGMKWGNEAIAGYSQYFHLAAWLVPSVKSIAVLALSSVDGDPVAGICYVGNQNLDNLRGFVLAPLVIYLFVGSMFLLAGFVSLFRIRRVIKQGGTKTDKLEKLMIRIGVFTVLYTVPATVVVACYFYEQHNRQLWELTHNCSCLSEQQARRPDYAVFMLKYFMCLLVGITSGVWVWSGKTLESWRAFCTRCCWSSKGTAGSMYSDASTGLTWRSGTASSVSYPKQVPLSQV; this is translated from the coding sequence ATGGAGTGCTACCTGCTGCAGCTTTACCTGCTCTCTGCCCTGGCTTTGCTGGAGGGGTCGAGCGGCGCGGCGGCCGCCAAGGAGCTGTCCTGCCAGGAGATCACCGTGCCCCTGTGCAAAGGCATCGGCTACAACTACACCTACATGCCCAACCAGTTCAACCACGACTCGCAGGACGAGGCGGGCCTGGAGGTGCACCAGTTCTGGCCGCTGGTGGAGATCCAGTGCTCGGCCGACCTGCGCTTCTTCCTGTGCAGCATGTACACGCCCATCTGCCTGGACGACTACAAGAAGCCGCTGCCGCCGTGCCGCAGCGTGTGCGAGCGGGCCAAGGCGGGCTGCGCGCCGCTCATGCGGCAGTACGGCTTCGCCTGGCCCGACCGCATGCGGTGCGAGCGGCTGCCGCGCCAGGGCCAGCCCGGCACGCTGTGCATGGACTACAACCGCACCGAGCCCACCAGCGCCGCGCCACACTTCCCGCCGCGCCGCCCGCAGCCGCCCAGCACGGCGGGGCCGGCCAGGAAGGACAAGCCCGGCGCTGGCGGGGCGGGAGCGGTACTGCCGCCTCTGCCCCCCGCCGCCTGCCAGCCCAGCTGCCAGTGCCGGGCGCCCATGGTGTCGCTGCAGCACCACGAGCGGCACCCGCTGTACAACCGGGTGCGGACGGGCCAGGCAGCCAACTGCGCCGTGCCGTGCCACAACCCGTACTTTAGCGCCGACGAGCGCGCCTTCGCCGCCTTCTGGATCGGCCTGTGGTCGGTGCTGTGCTTCGTCTCCACCCTGGGCACCGTCTCCACTTTCCTCATCGACATGGAGCGCTTCAAGTACCCCGAGCGGCCCATTATCTTCCTGTCGGCCTGCTACCTCTTCGTGTCGGCCGGCTACCTGGTGCGGCTGGTGGCGGGACACGAGAGCGTGGCGTGCAGCGGCGGCGGCGGTAACAGCGCCGGCCGCCTGACGCCCGAGCACATCCACTACGAGACCACCGGCCCCGCcctgtgcaccgtggtcttcctgcTGGTCTACTTCTTCGGCATGGCCAGCTCCATCTGGTGGGTGATCCTGTCGCTGACTTGGTTCCTGGCCGCCGGCATGAAGTGGGGCAACGAGGCGATCGCCGGCTACTCGCAGTACTTCCACCTGGCCGCCTGGCTGGTGCCCAGCGTCAAGTCGATCGCCGTGCTGGCGCTCAGCTCGGTGGACGGCGACCCGGTGGCGGGCATCTGCTACGTGGGCAACCAGAACCTGGACAACCTGCGCGGCTTCGTGCTGGCGCCGCTGGTCATCTACCTGTTCGTCGGCAGCATGTTCCTGCTAGCCGGCTTCGTGTCGCTCTTCAGGATCCGCCGGGTCATCAAGCAGGGCGGCACCAAGACCGACAAGCTGGAGAAGTTGATGATCCGCATCGGCGTCTTCACCGTGCTCTACACCGTGCCCGCCACCGTGGTGGTGGCCTGCTACTTCTACGAGCAGCACAACCGCCAGCTCTGGGAGCTGACCCACAACTGCTCGTGTCTGAGCGAGCAGCAGGCCCGGCGGCCCGACTACGCCGTCTTCATGCTCAAGTACTTCATGTGCCTGCTGGTGGGCATCACCTCGGGGGTCTGGGTCTGGTCGGGCAAGACGCTGGAGTCGTGGCGGGCTTTCTGCACCCGCTGCTGCTGGAGCAGCAAGGGCACCGCCGGCTCCATGTACAGCGACGCCAGCACCGGACTGACCTGGAGGTCGGGCACCGCCAGCTCCGTCTCTTACCCCAAACAAGTGCCATTATCGCAAGTCTGA